The following is a genomic window from Armatimonadota bacterium.
GTCTCGTCGGGGAACACGTCGCGGAGCCGCAGGATCGTCGCCGCGCGTCGCGAGGCGACCGCGATATCACCCGCGCGGTGACGCCTGCGCTCCTGAAACAGCGTCGGGAGGACGACCTCCTCGGAAATCATGCCGCCGCCGACGACGAGCACCGGCAACTGCAGATCAGTCTTCATAACCAACCTCCGATCGTATCCCTGGAACCCGTCTTGATGCAACGCGGGGAGCCGACGCGGGACACCTCCGCAACGGCATGACTGTGTGGCGAAGCGACAGTTTCGGCGGAGACGCCGTCCGGTCCTGCCGGCGACCGACGCGGGCCGGTGCCGCGCTAGTGCACGCGCACGAAGTTGTTGCCTGGCATGCGGCGCACCAGGCCGCGCAGCTCGAGGATCGTGAGGATTGCGTTGACCTGCGAGGAAGGCAATTGCGTCTCGACGATGAGCGAATCCACATCGGTTTGCTGTAGGCTGAGGCGGGCCAGGATGTCGCTCTCCTCTTGCGACAGGTCCTCGACCGGAGGCTCGGGGCGCTTGGGAGCCGCGGGGAGGTCCAGCTCGTCGAGAATGTCGTCAACGGTCTCCACGAGCTTGGCGCCCTGCTTGATGAGCAGGTGCGTCCCGCGACTCTGCACGGTGTTGACCGCGCCCGGGACCGCGAACACGTCGCGGCCCTGATCGAGGGCATGGTCGGCGGTGATAAGCGCGCCGCTCTTCTCGGGGGCTTCCACGACGACGGTGGCAAGCGCGAGTCCGCTGATGATTCGGTTGCGTGCCGGGAACCGCCACCGCTCGGGGCGCGCGCCGAGCGGGAACTCCGGAATGACAGCGCCGTGCTCTACGACGCGCCCGATGAGGGCGTGATTGCTAGGCGGATAAGTCACATCGAGCCCGCAGGCGCACACGCCGACGGTGCGCCCCGCCTGCAAGGCGCCCTCGTGTGCTGCGGAGTCTATGCCGAGCGCGAGGCCGCTGATGACGGTGAGCCCTGCGCGAGCCAACTCGCGGCCCAGAGTCTCAGCAACCAGGCGTCCGTAGGGGCTGGCCCGGCGCGTGCCGACGATCGCGATCGCGCGCTGGTCGCAATCCTGAATCTCGCCCCGGACGTAGAGGATTGGCGGCGACCCGTGAATCTGCCGGAGCAGGGGGGGATAGTGCAGGTCGCGGATGGTGACGATGTGCCCGCCGAGTTCCTCGAGTTTCCGCAGGTCATCGTCGGCTGGCGCCTGAGCGGCATCGCGCAGCCGGCGCTCTTCCGACGGGGACAGGGGACAGACAGCACGCCATTCCCCGGCCGATGCCGCCAGCAAGTCATCGGGCGACGGAAAGCGTTCGAGCAAGGCCAGGGCCTGTGCCGGCCTCAGCTCTGCTCTGCTCAACGCCAGCCATGCCTCGAGGGCCACTCTGACTCCCTTGCGCGAGCCGCCGGCCGCACAATCGCGCGCAACTCCAGAGCGCGACTGACGCCGCGGCCGGCGCGTCGTGCTCAGTCCTCCGCGGCTTTGACTATCGCGGGGTCGAGGCCGGTGAACTGCTCCACGTACTCGCGCCGCTCGCGCTTCAAGTCATTGACGAGCCGCTCGACCTCGGCCGTGGAGTAGAAGGCGGACGGATCGAACTTGCGGATGTCCACACCTTCGATCTCCTCCGGGACTTCGAGGCCGAAGTGCGGTTCCTTGGTCCACTTGACGGTGCCCCGCACGGCGGCGCGGAACAGCGCCGAGGTCTCAGGGATCTGGATGCGCATGACCTCGCGCTTGACGCGGAACGTGCCGTCCTTCTGCTTCTCGCGCACCTCGCCGACGCCGCCGGTGTTGATGAGGTAGCACTGAACGTTGGGGTGCTTGCGGAAGAATCCCAAGACCCAGTTGCCCTCCGCGGCCTCGTCGCCAACGATGAACGGATTGGTGCCGACGACGCGCACCGATTCGCCGGCACGCCGCGGGTCGCCCGCCGAGCTTTCCACCGATTCGCCGAGCATGAACGCCAGCGCTCCTTGCTCCGGGGTCAGGCGCGATACCATGGGCAGCACCGTATTGCGCCGCGTGATGAAGAACAGCAGGAGCCCGTCGGTCTCGTCGGCCGGCGGCAGGTCAATGGTGTCACTCGCGTGCGGTGCGAAGTTGGCCATCTGCACGACGCCGCGGCCATTGCTGGTCAGGGTTTCATCCTGGAAGTCAATGTTGCCTTCGGAGTCCACCATCACGTTCTCGAAGATGGTGTTGGGCTGAATGGCGGCGTTGTAGAGCAGCGGCTGGCCGTGAGGATCGAGGCCCTCGGTCTTCAGGTAAAAGCCGCGCTCGGTACCCAAGGCGCTGCCATCCTTGCGCAGGAAGCAGACGTCATCCTGGACGACATCCATCGTCTCGCCGTCCTGGGACAGGCCGTGATCGTGACAGGAATGCGTCGTCTTGCCTGTTGCCGACAGACCGAACAGGAGTATGCTGTAGCGATGCATCTTGCCATCAGGCTGACGCGCCTGCACCATCTTCGCCCCCGCGTGCACGCCGAGCATGCCTTCCTGCTTGGCGTACCACATCGCCATGCGCAGGAACCCTTTCTTCGCCTCGCCCATGTAATCCGAGCCGAGCACGAAGGTGACGCCTTGCTCGGGGAACACCAGGATCTGGCGATTCTGCTCCGGCCACTCCGGGACGCAGATCCAGTGCATGTCGGGACCGGGGGCGGTCGGCCTGTACGCGAACAGCGTCTCGCCCCACATGTAGGCGAGCTGTGCGGCGTACTTGCTGTAGACCGAGACGTACATCGTGCAGTGGGGGCAGAATGTGGTGTTGTTGCCCATGGTGCGCTCAATGCAGATCAGCCGCGTCCGGTCGAGATAACGCTGGAGCTTGCGCAGCGTCTCGGGCGCTTGGTCGAGGATCTCGCGCTGGCGCGGGCTGAGGTCGGGTTGCAGCACCTTCTTGCTGCCTAGGTAAACCGTCAGGCCCGCACTGCGGTTGCGCACGCTGGATACGAAGTTGTAACTCCCGAACTCGGTTAGCTGGCCGAACTGGAGCGCTCGATCCTTGGCGGCAGCATCCGACAGATGCTCCACGTTATGGTAATGGTACAAGGCTCTGGCCAGCTCTCCGACGTCGAGTTGCGTCTTCTTCCTTGCCATACCACGACACCTCCGCGACGCTGCTTGCCCAGTCTCGCCAGCGCTGGTAGTCCTCAACTCGTCGGGGACGGGGTCCGCGAGAATGATTCCTCGATCCGCCGACCTTCCGGTGACACACGGGCCCTGTGAGTGTGGGGATCTGCGCGTGCAGAAAGGATGCCAAGGGCGCCCGTGCCCGCCCCGGCGGTCGCACCGTCAGCAGCCCGCAGATACGAATGTTACCATAAGGGTCTCATTCCGCGCAACCTGGATTCCGGAGAAGCCGTGAGCGGCGAGCATACATGACGCCGCTTGGCGACTCAACGACTTGCCGGCGCCGTGGCAGCAGGATTTGCGCAATGCCTACGCCGGAGAACGCCTTGGCTCTCGGTGTTGCACGTGGGTGCGCCGGCGCGAGCTGACTGCGCCGCGCGGCGGAGGTGGGCAAATCAGCGATGACAGTGCGCGGCGAGGTCGGCGCTCACAGATCGCCGAGACGGAACAGAGCCACGTCGTCCACATAGACCTTCTCATCCCGCTCGAAGCCGTTGACGATGACGATTGCCAGTAGTTCCGCGACTCTCTTCCCATCGAGCTCCGCCGGGATCCGTGCGGCGGTTGCCACAGCCTGCCAGCGGCCGGAAACAGGGGTGATCGTCGTGCTCGCCGCGGGCAGGTTGCGGTGCTCGGCATCGCGAGGCGTGATGGAAAGCTCGACGGTCCCGGCGCTATCCTGTCCGGCGGGCGTATAGACTAAGCACACCGCCGCATAGCGCCCGGGGTCGAAAGGCGCGAGTTGATAGGGCCCGCCGCGCTTGACGCCATCGCACAAGACGCTCGCCCCGCCGCTGTGGGCGAGCTCCTGCGTTCCGGTCATCGAGCCGATGCCCCACTTGACCCACAGGCTCCACTGCTCCGGCTGCTCGCCGCCCTGCTCGAACGAGGGGTTGGCGAGAAGGTTGCGGCCGGTGCCCTCGGCGACGGCCAGCATGGTGCGGGCGTGGTCGCGCAGCGCCTCGTTCTCCGTGGAGTCCACGATTTGCCGCAGGCGCGCACGCACCTCCTCGCTGCGGCCGACCCAGTCGTAAACCTTCCACAAGCCGGTGGCGCCCCAGTCGCCGCCGCGCAAAGCCGGGTATCGCTCCATCGTCAAGGGCTGCACGAGGACCGGGTCATCGGGGAACTGCTCGAGCGAGAGCCGCCGGCGCTTCTCGTCCATCGCGATGCGCCCTGCGGCGTCGTCAACGACAGCGAGAGCTGCGCGTTCTGAGGCCACCGGATCACTGAGCGGTTCGCGGCGCGGGTAGGCCAGCGCTGATGCTTCGTAGTACTCGAAGGCTTGCAGCAGCAACTCCGCGCGGGCGCGCTGCTTGTCGGTCTTCGTCTTGGCGACGACGGATCCGAGCAGCCGGCGGCATTCGGCGATTTCGTCGGGCGTAACGTCGGCAAGATAGCTCGCGTTATAGAAAGGCAGGTACTGGCCCGCCTCGGCGAACCATGCCGAAGCGAGGATGCGCCGCGTCCAGAACTCCTCCCAATGTACATAGTAGGCCTTTAAGTCACCCGCCGCGTCCGGGCCAACGCAACGGTCGTACCACTCGTCCAGCAAGGCATCCACATCAAGATACGGGTTCCACTGGAGCTTGAGCGAGGCGTACAACTTCGGCC
Proteins encoded in this region:
- a CDS encoding phosphoenolpyruvate carboxykinase (GTP) — encoded protein: MARKKTQLDVGELARALYHYHNVEHLSDAAAKDRALQFGQLTEFGSYNFVSSVRNRSAGLTVYLGSKKVLQPDLSPRQREILDQAPETLRKLQRYLDRTRLICIERTMGNNTTFCPHCTMYVSVYSKYAAQLAYMWGETLFAYRPTAPGPDMHWICVPEWPEQNRQILVFPEQGVTFVLGSDYMGEAKKGFLRMAMWYAKQEGMLGVHAGAKMVQARQPDGKMHRYSILLFGLSATGKTTHSCHDHGLSQDGETMDVVQDDVCFLRKDGSALGTERGFYLKTEGLDPHGQPLLYNAAIQPNTIFENVMVDSEGNIDFQDETLTSNGRGVVQMANFAPHASDTIDLPPADETDGLLLFFITRRNTVLPMVSRLTPEQGALAFMLGESVESSAGDPRRAGESVRVVGTNPFIVGDEAAEGNWVLGFFRKHPNVQCYLINTGGVGEVREKQKDGTFRVKREVMRIQIPETSALFRAAVRGTVKWTKEPHFGLEVPEEIEGVDIRKFDPSAFYSTAEVERLVNDLKRERREYVEQFTGLDPAIVKAAED
- the dprA gene encoding DNA-processing protein DprA, with amino-acid sequence MALEAWLALSRAELRPAQALALLERFPSPDDLLAASAGEWRAVCPLSPSEERRLRDAAQAPADDDLRKLEELGGHIVTIRDLHYPPLLRQIHGSPPILYVRGEIQDCDQRAIAIVGTRRASPYGRLVAETLGRELARAGLTVISGLALGIDSAAHEGALQAGRTVGVCACGLDVTYPPSNHALIGRVVEHGAVIPEFPLGARPERWRFPARNRIISGLALATVVVEAPEKSGALITADHALDQGRDVFAVPGAVNTVQSRGTHLLIKQGAKLVETVDDILDELDLPAAPKRPEPPVEDLSQEESDILARLSLQQTDVDSLIVETQLPSSQVNAILTILELRGLVRRMPGNNFVRVH